In the Candidatus Bathyarchaeia archaeon genome, TGCGATAACAATGCGTAAGAACTTCTTGGACACAGTTGGCACTGCTCCAAAAAAGGCGTTTGCAAGTACCCTTTTAGTCGCTAACGCGTTCGTGTGGGGCTTTTACAGTTTTCGATTTCTCAATTTAGTAACTGCCGCATCTAACCTGTCAAATGCACTTGAGTTTACAGTCCGGGGACTAAACTTTTTTGGAATTGTTGTCGCAGCAATATTTGGCGTTTACCTTGTTTATCACATCAAAAAAAGAGTAGTTTTCCTCAAGTCTTGGATGCTTACTGGAATTGTCCTCTCTTTAGTGCCCACTGTTCTGGATGTCAGCGGGTTTGTTACCTCAGCGGTTTTCTTCACTTTAGTAGGACTCTACTTTGGGTTTGGTATGCCCGTTGCTTTTGCCTACTTTGCCGCCTCAACCCAAACCAATAACCGTTCACGACTGGGGGGAATAATCTTTTTCGCTTCCTTTTTTTGCGTGTTTCTTCTGGGCGCTTTAGGAATTACTGATATCACCCTGAATGCGTTTTTGCTGGCAGCTTGGCAAAGCATCGGCTTTATCATCACAACATTTGTTAAACCTGAAGAACAAGAAATCAACCCAAACGACCAAGTGCCCTACAGCAAAATCTTGCATAACCGACCCTTCCTGCTTTACCTCATTCCCTGGATTATGTTTATAATCATAAACTTCTTGGCGCTACCTCTGGTTGAACAAGTTTTCCCTGAACTCTTCCAATATATTGAATTAATAGGCACTGTTTTGGCGTGTTTTCTGGCTCTATTTTTCGGGTTTTTTGCAGACCGCGTCGGGCGCAAACGTCTTGCAGTTCTCGGTTTTGCCATGTTGGGTTTTGGGTATGCGAGTCTGGGTTTGTTTTCAGGCAACATTTGGGGTTGGTGGTTTTTTGCTGTAGCCGATGGAATTGCTTGGGGCGTTTTCAGTATCGTTTTTGTTATGAGTGTCTGGGGTGACTTAGCCCAAGAAAAAAGCAGCGAAAAATACTACGCCATCGGCTTCTTGCCTTTCCTGTTTTCTTTTTTCATGCAGCTCCTCGCACCCTACGTCTCTCTGAATGTACCCAATTTGGCGGTGTTTTCTTTTGCAAGTGTGTTTCTTTTCATCGCGGTTTTGCCTTTAGCGTACGCACCTGAAACCCTCAACCTCAAAGACCGCGAATTTAGAAGCTACGTCGAAAAAGCAATGCAGGCAAAACTGCAGCATGAACCCGATGTTGCTACCGCAAAGCAGTAAACTCGGCTCGGCAGCTACAGCAACTATTATCTATAACGTCGAGGAAAAATGAACAGCACAGGTGTGAAGGGTTTGGCTGCTGTAAACAAGGAAGTTCGTGTCTCAAAAATTAAGGACGGAACCGTCATTGACCACATCAGAAGCGGTTATGCTTTGGATGTGGTGCGGCTTTTAGGAATCACGGGTCACGAGCATCAAGTTGTCACCATAGCCATAAATGTTCCCAGCAAACAGTTGCACACAAAAGACCTTATAAAAATTGAAGGTCGCGCATTAAACAGACAAGAAGTTAACCGTATTGCGCTTATTGCGCCTCGAGCAACCATAAACATCATACGCAACTACTCTGTGGTGGAAAAACAAGAAGTCAAGTTGCCCACCGTAATTGAAGACATCGTGAAATGCATAAACCCAACATGCATAAGCAACAGTAACGAACCTATCTCGCCACGATTCAGAGTGGAAACAGAAGACCCCCTGCTGCTCAAATGCCACTACTGCGGCTACTCACTTGAGAAGCAAGACGTGCTCAAACAGTTTTAGTTTCAGAATTTTCCTCCTCAATCTCTGAACGCGCAAGCTTTAGCAGGTCTTCGAAAAACAGCTCGCCCAAGGGCTCTGTTTTTTCAGCGGCATCTGGGCTTGAAATAGCTGGGCATTCTTGGGTTTCCCTGAAAACATAAATGCCCTCGGAGTTTGTGGTTAACTCGAAGGGGTAAAACCGACAAATCAACGGTCTAACAGAGTATATGCTGCATTGATTGTTCTGTAGGAAGATGCATTGCCCTGTTTTGGGTTTTTTCCGCATTTGAAAAACATACGGTGTCCGCCCACCCATGTTTTTGGTCGCGAATGTTTCGGTTGGCCTTTGAATGTATGTGGCTATGCGTTCTGTGTCTTTCTTTAAAAGAAGAATATGTCGTGTTTTTTTGTTTGTGTCGCCACAGCATAAGCCACATTTAGAGCACACAAACTGAATGCCCAAAGGGTAGCTAAAGCTCAAACGTTAATCCTCTGATAAGACGTGTGTGAACACAGATAAAAACGCTCACGCCAACACGTTGAATTGGTCATTTATTGCGGTGTCCTTCACCATACTGATAGGGTCTGCCCAAGTTCTTTTCCAGCTTCCACCGAAACATCTCATCCATGTCCACGCTGGGGCACGCCAGGCGGCTTGCATCTAAAATGTAAAACATCACATCAACAAGCTCCTCAGCGATTTTCTTTTCATCAGCGCCTTTTTTCCATGCGTCACTTGCTTCCCCCAATTCAATGAAGGCAAACAGGAGTTTTTTTGGGATGTCTTCCGGTTTGTTGTAGAAGCCCTTGGTGAGTACGAGGTTTTCGATTTCTTTTTTCATTTCTTCCAAATGCATAGAATGTTCGTCCTGCTTCGCCCTTTTATCGTTACAGTTCAAGTATTTCTGCTTCTCGTTTTTCGGTGTCCATCAAAGCAAAAGTCGATTTACCAGTTAAGTATCCACATAGCTCGCCTGGGTTTATGATGAGTGTTTTTCCGTTTGTTTTACAGACGGTTGAGTGTATATGTCCGTAAACTACTGCGTCAAAACATTCACGGCTGGTTAGTGCGTGAAGCAATTCATTTTCGTCACCATGTAACAGCGCTATTTTGAAGCCTTCTGCGTTGACTTCTGTGAAGCGTCCATGGATTTCACAGTTGGTTGTTTCATTGAAGCGTTTTTTGAGTAGTTCGTGGTCGCCGTCGTTGTTGCCAAACACGCCGATGAGTTTGCAGTTTAGGGCTTTGAATTTGGGGATGACAAATGGTGATGTGAAGTCGCCTGCATGTAGAACAAGAGCCACTTTTTCGTCGTTTAAGCGTTTCACTGCTTTCTCGACAAGAGGTAAATTGTCATGGGTATCGCTTATTATTCCGATGAGCATTTTTTCACTCTCTGCATTTTGTTTCGTGTCAAGGCAGTAAAATGTTTTCGTGCTTTAATTTCCAGTTGCTTGTAATATTTCGATTTCTGACATATCCAACCCCGCGAAACACGCCTTAATATGCATAATCACGTAGTCCGCTACAGAAGTCTCATCTAGAAGAAGGACCCATAATATGAATTCAAATACAACCACGACCGATACCCGTAAACGAAGAGACAAATTGGTGATAATGGCTGAAATACTGGAAATCACCAAAACAGGCGCTCTGAAAACCCAAATCATGTACAAAGCAAATCTTAGCTTTGCTCAACTCACTGATTACCTTAGTCTGTTGATGCAGTTAGGTTTTCTTGAAAAAACCACGCTAAACGACAACGGCAAAAAGGGGTACATTGCAACTAAAAAAGGAAAGGACTTCTTGAGGCAGCAGCAAACAATCATGGGTCTAGTTAACGATGCATCCGTATTTGGAGATGGAGTAAAGCTTACTTTCACTCCAAAGAAAAACGTGGATAGGAGATGTGAAAATGAAAAGTGATGTTGAAATTGAAGAATTCCGTTGGCAAATAATGAAAGCAATATTAGATGAAACACCTTCGCTTGTGGAGAAAGTTAAGAGTTACGTAGAAGGAATCTGAACGCTGAATTAACAGCAGCTGTCTTTACGGGCTCTCTTTTCCTCTGGTTATGCATATCCATATACGACCCCGCTTGCTTCCGAGCCCTAAATCCAGTTTTACTCTTTTAATTCGGTTCTAAAAGAAGCCAAACGCATTTCTCGTGCAAAAACATTTTAACCTTCACTGCAGACTGCACTTAAGAAGGAAATCGCATGCCCATTAAAGCTGTCCTCTTTGATATGTTCGACACGCTTATGCTGATTAAAAAAGACCATGCTTTCTACAGTCCCGCCGTAAAAGGAATGCACCAGTTTCTTTATGAAAACGGAATTCAAGTTCCATTTGCTACGTTTCGAGATGCCTACATCAAAGCGCGTGACCAACTTTATGACGAAGCTGACCTAAAAATGACTGAGCCACATTTTGATATGCGCGTAAAAAACGCTCTTCAAGCACTTGGCTATATCAAAGAATCTGAAAGTGTTCTTGTACAGGGAGCAACGTCGGTTTTCTGCGGGGAATTCATGAAGTATGTAACCCTTGATGAAGAGGCTCCTCAAACTCTAAAAACTTTACATGACCTATATCGTTTGGCTTTAGTTTCGAATTTTGCCATTCCGGAATGCGTACATAGGCTTCTTGAGCAAGAAGGGCTCAACAGCTTATTTGATGTGGTCGTCGTTTCCGCTGCGGTTAACTGCCGCAAGCCTAACCCCGACATCTTCAACCTTGCTTTAAGGCAGCTGCAGGCTAGTCCTAGTGAGGCAGTTTTTGTGGGTGACACGGTGGACGCGGACGTGATGGGTCCAAAACAGGTGGGCATGAAAACAGTTTACATTGAGCGTCGACCCCAAAAAGACCTTGAACTCCACAAGCCCGATCAGACTGTAAAAACCCTCAAAGAGTTGCCTGATGTAATTGGGCGCCTCTAAAGGGATTATTACTGTATTCGGCGTCTTTTTGGCTGCACCTATATTCTGTGCAGCGCCTAAAGGCTAAGCCGAAGAAACTAGTTGTACGCCAGCAAAAAATAAGAAAAATTATGAGGCGCCGTTTTTAAGCAGCCCCATTAGCATCGGCATGAGCTGATAGCCAAAATCTAATGTTCCTAAGCTGCCTTGAAGGCACTGTTTCTCGCAGAACTTGTCCAGTTTCTCGTCTGCAACAGGACCACCCGAGATTAGCACTGGCACGGGGGTGTCGCTGTGCACTTTCAAGATGCAGGGGGTTGCGTGGTCAGCGGTGATGCAGAACAAAGTCTCCTTCAGGTTTAGATGGGGTAACAGTTTGCCAAAGAAGTGCTCATCGATAGCGGAGATAATGCTGGTTTTAAGGTGGCAGTTGCCGTCGTGTCCCGGCTCGTCAGGACCTTTAAGGTGGATGTAGAAGCAGTCATGCTTGGGTAAAATCTCCAAAAGCCGCTGAACGCGGATTGTGCAGTCTTTTTCCAAGTCGCCTGACGGAGGAGGAAGCAATGATGCCTCCATGCCTGCAAGTTTAGCGATACCGCTTTCCGCATGCATATCCGCCAGCGCCGCAAAATCTACGCCGTAGCGTTCGTTTATGCTGAAAAAGTTAGGCAGCTGGTTACCGGCGTCACGGGACAGAACCACGTTGCCTTTTAGTTTGCCTTCAGCGGCGCGTTTCTGGTTAACAGGGTGATTTTCCCAGAGTTCCCGTGCTTTCAAAGTGAACTCATTGACTAAGTCAGCGGAGATTTGAGCCTCCTCAGAGTCATCAAGAGGTTTGCAGGTTTTTAGATGCATGTCCACGTTGGTTTCGGCGACGCCTACACCGTTCACGTTGCTGTATGCGGGGTCAGTGTTGGTGATTTTGCTGCTGAGCGGTTTAGTTTTGTGTTTAATTACTAAAACTGCTCGGTGACCCAGAGTGTTAACAAATTCAAATGTGGCAGGGTGAGATGTAAGCTGGATTTCGTTGTTGGCGGCTTTGCTTAGTTCAATGGCTTCTTGAGTTGTAAGGGTGCGGGCAACGCGGCGGTCGACGATTTCGGTTCCATTGCCCATGGTTGCAAAGTTGCATCTTAGAGCTAAGTCGCCGTTTTTGAGTTGGACGCCTGCGCCTACAGCTTCGATGATTCCGCGTCCAGTGCTGTACTTAAAGGGGTCATACCCCAGCAGTGAAATAACTGCCACATCGCTTTCGGGGGCGACACCTTTTCGGACGCTGTACATGAGTCCCGTTTTGCCGTTTTTTGCCAAGGCATCCAAGTTAGGAGTGTTGGCGGCTTCAAGGGGAGTTTGGTTGTTTATGTCTTTGTTGGGCAAATCGCCCATGCCATCTATCACTATGTAGAGTAGTTTCAAGGGTGGAGTTTTCCTCCGTGTGTCCTGAGCATCCCTTAATCTGTTTTAAGGTTTATTTCTTTTTTGTATGGTTATGCACGTTTATGCACTTCAGCTTTAGGTTCACAGAGTTTCAGCGAATCCTTTGAAGACTTCTTTTATGCTTCGAATCAAGGGATACCTTACTTTGACCGGTTCCTCAAGGTTTTCCATGCGGGCAACGCGCCAATAAATGGGTGGGTGCGAATCCAGCCCTATCCATTCTTGGAGACGAAAGCTTGGGGTGCGTTCGAAGAGAAGGCGTTGGAAGCCGATTTTTTCCAGTGCCCGCGCCATAACTTTGGGTTGCCCCATCATGATGGCGGAGGTTAAGTCTGCTCTTGCTTCAAAGAATTTGGCGATGAAAAATATCCCGGTCATGATTGCCCAGAAGTAAACAAAGAACAAAAAGGACACAAAGATGTAGGGAACAAAGACGAAGAGTACGTAAAAGCGGAACAAAAATTCTGCGCTTGTTAACCCATAAAGAATCAAGGGGTCTCTGCCTTTTAAGTGCCCAAACTCGTGTCCAAGCACGCTTATGAGTTCCGGCTCATCAAGCTGTACCAAAGCGCCGGTTGTGATGAGGACAATTCCCCGGCTTGGGCTGGGTCCTGATGCCGCCGCGTTTGGGGTCATAGTGTTTGAGACAACGATTTTGGGGACTTTGTAGCCGAATTTGTCCGCGACCTTTTTGACCAATTCGTACACGTTAACCTTTTTTGCTGACAGAGTGCCTTCACTGCATGAGACGTTATGTTTGTTGAAGACTTTCTCGGCTTGGGCGCAGTCAATTTCTCCGTGTTTAGAGAGAATTTCCTCGTAAACTTCTCGTTTTATGGCGGCTAACTGTTGAGGAGAAGTTGCTTTTAAGTCATCAAGTGTTCCCAGTGTGCCTACTGGAAGGTGGTATTCGAGGAAGTGTATGATAGGGTTTTTTTCGGTTATGGTCCAATCGCCCGTGCGTGCGATAATGCGGTTGCTGTAGAAGACCAAAATAAACTGGGATCCAATTAACGCCAAGGGGGCAATCCAGAACCAGTCAGGGTAATAAGTGAAAACAACAATGAAAAGCCCCATACCCAAAACAATGAACACAACAAAGAACAGTATCTGGGTTTCAAGAAAAAGCCGCCTAAAGCTCTTTTCTTTTTCCTTAACTTTTTCGGGCACAATTTGTTCGCCTTCGCGCCACGCAAAATACCATGTGGCTTTGCGGGCTTTTTCCTCAAACATTTTTGTTACTATGGTTAAGTCTTGTTTTGCTTCGTCAATGGCTTGGCTTGGAAGTTCAGGGTCAAGGGGGGTTATTGTGGCGTTTATGTTTTGAGTGTTTGCAAAAATAACCACATCAATTAGGTATCTACCTTGAAGGTCGACTACGGTGTAGGACAGTTTTTGAGTTGTCGGCGAGGTTTGTCTAACGAGGTTAATGTATCGTTGTTTCTGCGGGTTTAGGTACTGGGTGTAAATGAAGTCAAACAGTTTTCCAAAATAGCTTGGTGGGACATCCGTTTCAACCTTAAAAGCGAAAGCTCCTGTTGCCATGACTTCCAATCCTAGAAAACTCTTTAGGTTAACCTAGTTTTTTCTATGTAATAACTGTATGGGTTTATGACAGAATAACCAACTAAAACTGCAACTGCGATGTATGATGTCTCTTATCGTGTTATCAAACGCCTTTTGCTGAATCAGACATGATGCTTTTGGAGGCGGGTTTATATGCGCCCTTGTGGCGTGGCGTGTGTTGGTTGGCGCCTAAACATGTTGTGTATGCTCCCTTTTCCAGGCTCTGCCAGTGTAGTTAACCTATTCAAACAGACCCCTATCCCTCTACGTTTTTTTGAAAAAAGAAAGAATGGTGAAAATTGCAGTTAGATGGTTGTGCATGAAAGAAAGGTCAGTTTGGTTTTGTGGCTGAAAGTTTAATGCTGACGGCAGCTCCAAAAAACTCTGAGGCTTCACTTAGCGACATTTGAAGTTCCTTAAGAATTTGGGCTGTTGTTTCTTTAGTGATTAACGCTTCTATAGGCATGGCTTTTTCTTCAACAATTTGTACCTCTTTGAAACCGGCCCGCTTAGCTTGGTCAATGTAGCTCTCTTTCTTTTCTGCCCCCGCAATACACCCCACGTATGCTGCGACATTTCTCAGAATCGCTTCAGGGATTTCTTTTAGCAAAACCATGTCCGAAATCATCAAGCGCCCCTTGGGTTTTAACACACGGTACGCCTCGTCAAAAACGCGTTGTTTGTTAGGTGACAAGTTTATGACGCAATTGCTGATTATTACGTCTGCAGTTTCATCAGCGATGGGCAAGTTTTCAATTTCGCCTAATCGAAACTCGACATTGGTGTATTCACCTGTCTTTTGGTTTCTGCGTGCACGTTCAATCATCTCTGGGGTCATGTCTACACCGATTACTTTGCCCGTTTTCCCGACTTTTCCTGCGGCTATGAAGCAGTCTAAACCTCCACCTGAACCTAAATCCACAACCGTTTCCCCCAGTTTTAGTGAGGCCAAAGCTACGGGGTTTCCACAGCCCAAATTGAGGTCGGCACCTTTAGGGACAGACTGCAACTCTTCTTTGCTGTAGCCAACTTGCTCGCTGACGTTGGTTGAACTGCCACATCCACAGCAGCATGCTGTTTCTGATTGTTTGGCTATTTTTCCGTAGCCGTTACGTACAATTTTATGAATGTCTTCTTGTTTCATGTTTTTTCATCTCCATTTCCGAAAGCCCCATTAAGGATTGGTGCCAGCTTACATTTCACTGTGTCTTCTAAAGACTCAGTTTTCATCAGGACGATGCAGCAAACTTGGTTTTCTTGTTCTACGCCTATTATTGCAAGTTTGTCGCTGGGTTGTATGTTTGCTTTTTCGCGCAGGTTTTTTGGTAACACTATTTGCCCTTTAGGGTCGACGGTTACTACTGCATCGATTTTGCAGCATTCTTTGCTGGCTGTTTGCTTCATTTTTTTCTCCTTAACCTAAGGAGTAAACTCGGTTATTTATGCTTTTTCGGATTTTTCTTACTATTCAGAAATGCGTTTTTCCTCAAGTCTACTTTGGAAAAACTTATAACACAAACAAAACAAACAAGCACCCACCCTGTGATTACCATGGAGTACTTTTTTGATGAGGACAACGGTATAATTTTAGACAAAGTAACCCGCGACCGATGTCTCATATTGACAAGAGCCCGACTTTCCCAGATTCTCGGAACCTTGAATCAAATTTTCGGCTCTAGTTCAGCATCCCTCATTAAAGCGGGGTTCCTGTTGGCTGGAAAAAACTTTGTTAACGAGGTTGCCGAATGTAACAAGAAAAGCACCACTGAGTTCATGTCCTGCGCAGTACAAAGGTTCATGAATGCGGGTTTAGGAAGAATCGAACTCACAGAATTCAACCCTGAATTATCCACTATGACACTAAGAATATGGAGTAACTTCTTCGCCGACATCCGCAGCAACAACGGCACGTACTGCGACTGTGTTGGCGCATTCGTTGAGGGCATGTACAGCGAGTTCTTCAAAACAAAAGTGCGAATCAAAGAAACTAAATGTATCAGTAAAGGCGACAGCTACTGCGAATGGTACCTTACTTCACAAAAGGGCATGCAGTGAATTATCCGTCAATAACATTTAACTATAAATTCCTGCTACCCTTTTTTTGGGCGTGTTGTTTCTTTGAGTGGGACATCTCAATTCACGGTTTTCACAGTGGGGCACTCTACCCGCTCAATAGACGAATTCCTTAACCTCCTAAAAACGTATGATGTAACTCTGGTGGTTGATGTACGTGCGGTTCCCCGCAGCCGCCACAACATCCAATTCACCAAAGAAACCCTGCCTGAAAGCCTCAAACCCGCGGCCATCCACTACATCCACATACCTGAACTGGGAGGACTGCGCCGAGCTAAACCGGACTCTGAGAACCTTGCCGTCGAAAAGTCACTGCGTGGATACGCAGACTACATGCAGACCAAAGAGTTCACCGAGCACCTGCTAGAGCTGGTTGCGCTGATTCAGCAAAACCGCGTTGCCCTCATGTGCGCAGAAGCGGCGCCTTGGCGTTGCCACCGAAGTCTGCTCTCTGATGCGCTTGTGGCAAGAGGCATTAAAGTGCAGCATATCCTCACGGAAACCAGCAGCACCACTCATGAACTGACCCCCCTTGCAAACGTCGAAGGGACAAAAGTAACCTACTCCCTCTTTGTCAAAGAGAAAACGCAGAAAACACTGTTTGATTTTAACGATGGGGCTACTTAGTTTCGTCGTCCGCTTCCATGGCTTCACGAATCAACTCGACATGCCTAACATTAAGCGGCTTGTTGGTTGCTTTTATGGCGAAGCGTTCTTTCCATCCGCAGTCAGGGCACTCATAACTGGGCGGAACAATACCCATATGTCCCAACAAGTCTCCCCCAGTACTTTTTACCCTTCGCAATCGGGGGCTTTTACATTTGGGGCAAACCAAAATATCCACATGTTGGCCCTGTTGTTCCAACTCCTCCAAAACCTGCGAGACTTCAACCGCGTTCTGAACTGCAACCTCTTCTTCCTGAACCTGCAAAAGGGCAGAGAGCTGTTTTCTTTTTCTCTTTTTCTTTTGTGCTTGAGTTTCAGCCATTTTTTTCGCCCTTAACACATTGAATAAGCTGCAACTATAAGAAAGGCTTTCTGGTACAGGATTTTACCTTAGTACAGTGGTTTACAGAATATGATAAATAGCTCCGCAGCAAACCGTTTCGGGGGAATATGTTTGAACAAAAAAACCACCGCTGCCTTTACGGTTCTTTTAGTTATGCTTGCGTTATCGGTTTCCTTTGCTGCTGCTTACTCACCCAACAGCGTTCCTCAAGCCGCCACGTTTCAAAACATGGACAATACACAACAACAACTATCCGTAACTGTGCCTCTTGTTGTCGGCGCAGGGCTACAGGGTAACTCAACATCGCCGCTTAATCAGCCAACGCGAATAGAAATTTACAACTACATCAAGGACAACCCCGGAGTGCATTTCAGAGGCATATGCGACAAACTGCATCTCTCAGTCGGGGTAGTCCAATACCACCTTGACGTTCTCCAACACGCGGGTTTAATTGACGTTTTTGCGGACGGACAAAACCGACGGTACTTTGACCCCAGAACTTGCACTGAAACAAACGTTGCCCTGTTTTCGCTTTTGCGGCATCAAACAGCCAACAAAATCCTGACCGTTCTTGCCCAGAATGGCTCAGTTCTTCATAAGGACATTGCGTGCAGTCTGGGGATAACCTCGCAGGCACTCAGTTGGCAGATGAAGCAACTTAAAGAGACAGGGTTAATCACCTCTGAAAAATCCGGCGTAAATGTCAGGTACAGCTTAAGCGGGACAAATGTCGTTGCATTAAAATGTGCGCTTGTCCTCACAAGCAGTTCACGAACCTAACTGGACTGTTAGTCAACTGGCATTTGGCTGGAAACCTCTTTTTATGCTTTTAGCTTGGATGCAGGGTGGGCAGATTGTGGAAAAACTATAAGTCTAAACAAAACCGACTAGACCTTGAGCGCTTCAAATATGTCCCGAAAACTAAGCCCCCGCCTCCAAACCGCTCTGCTTTGCCTGCTGCTGTTTGCCGTTGCATTTACAGTTTACTACTTCACGGGTGAAGGGCACCCTACATACTACAACTATTACGTGCGGCTCTCTGACGCGTTTCTCCACGGTAGACTCTACCTGCTGGATAATCCGTCTTGGCTTAACGAGTTAGTTCCCAACCCTTCAGGACCAGGATTTTACGTGGTTTACCCGCCGTTGCCCGCCGTACTCATGACCCCGCTGGTTGCGGTTTTTGGGTTAGAGTTGAATCAAACTTTGGTTTCGCTGGTTGTGGGCTCGACTACGGTAGTCGCCGCGTTTTTCGTAACTAAGGATGTACTGCGTAAAGCTGAGGCGGGGCCGAGCAGTAACCGCCAGACTTACGTATGGGGCGCAGTGCTGTTTGGGTTTGGAACACTCTTTTGGTGGCTTGTCAGCGTGGGCAGCGTGTGGCTCATCGCCCAAGTTTTCTCCGCCTTTTTCCTGCTTTTAGCTATCCATGAAGCATTCAACAAGTCGCGACCATTCGTGATAGGGCTGCTGGTGGGCGCATCGTTTTGGTGCCGCCTACCCACCATTCTATGCATACTCTTCTTCGCAGGCTTACTTATCGCACGAGCCCCAAGCCAAAACTGGACCCAAAAACTTCGCCAATCCCTCAAACCCCTCCTGCTGCTGGCTGCAGGCGCAGCCGTGTTTGTGGCTTTAGACATGGCATACAATTTTGTGCGGTTTGGAAGCCTC is a window encoding:
- the pyrI gene encoding aspartate carbamoyltransferase regulatory subunit, encoding MNSTGVKGLAAVNKEVRVSKIKDGTVIDHIRSGYALDVVRLLGITGHEHQVVTIAINVPSKQLHTKDLIKIEGRALNRQEVNRIALIAPRATINIIRNYSVVEKQEVKLPTVIEDIVKCINPTCISNSNEPISPRFRVETEDPLLLKCHYCGYSLEKQDVLKQF
- a CDS encoding MFS transporter — translated: MRKNFLDTVGTAPKKAFASTLLVANAFVWGFYSFRFLNLVTAASNLSNALEFTVRGLNFFGIVVAAIFGVYLVYHIKKRVVFLKSWMLTGIVLSLVPTVLDVSGFVTSAVFFTLVGLYFGFGMPVAFAYFAASTQTNNRSRLGGIIFFASFFCVFLLGALGITDITLNAFLLAAWQSIGFIITTFVKPEEQEINPNDQVPYSKILHNRPFLLYLIPWIMFIIINFLALPLVEQVFPELFQYIELIGTVLACFLALFFGFFADRVGRKRLAVLGFAMLGFGYASLGLFSGNIWGWWFFAVADGIAWGVFSIVFVMSVWGDLAQEKSSEKYYAIGFLPFLFSFFMQLLAPYVSLNVPNLAVFSFASVFLFIAVLPLAYAPETLNLKDREFRSYVEKAMQAKLQHEPDVATAKQ
- a CDS encoding alkaline phosphatase family protein, which gives rise to MKLLYIVIDGMGDLPNKDINNQTPLEAANTPNLDALAKNGKTGLMYSVRKGVAPESDVAVISLLGYDPFKYSTGRGIIEAVGAGVQLKNGDLALRCNFATMGNGTEIVDRRVARTLTTQEAIELSKAANNEIQLTSHPATFEFVNTLGHRAVLVIKHKTKPLSSKITNTDPAYSNVNGVGVAETNVDMHLKTCKPLDDSEEAQISADLVNEFTLKARELWENHPVNQKRAAEGKLKGNVVLSRDAGNQLPNFFSINERYGVDFAALADMHAESGIAKLAGMEASLLPPPSGDLEKDCTIRVQRLLEILPKHDCFYIHLKGPDEPGHDGNCHLKTSIISAIDEHFFGKLLPHLNLKETLFCITADHATPCILKVHSDTPVPVLISGGPVADEKLDKFCEKQCLQGSLGTLDFGYQLMPMLMGLLKNGAS
- a CDS encoding M48 family metallopeptidase, yielding MATGAFAFKVETDVPPSYFGKLFDFIYTQYLNPQKQRYINLVRQTSPTTQKLSYTVVDLQGRYLIDVVIFANTQNINATITPLDPELPSQAIDEAKQDLTIVTKMFEEKARKATWYFAWREGEQIVPEKVKEKEKSFRRLFLETQILFFVVFIVLGMGLFIVVFTYYPDWFWIAPLALIGSQFILVFYSNRIIARTGDWTITEKNPIIHFLEYHLPVGTLGTLDDLKATSPQQLAAIKREVYEEILSKHGEIDCAQAEKVFNKHNVSCSEGTLSAKKVNVYELVKKVADKFGYKVPKIVVSNTMTPNAAASGPSPSRGIVLITTGALVQLDEPELISVLGHEFGHLKGRDPLILYGLTSAEFLFRFYVLFVFVPYIFVSFLFFVYFWAIMTGIFFIAKFFEARADLTSAIMMGQPKVMARALEKIGFQRLLFERTPSFRLQEWIGLDSHPPIYWRVARMENLEEPVKVRYPLIRSIKEVFKGFAETL
- a CDS encoding winged helix-turn-helix domain-containing protein; this translates as MNSNTTTTDTRKRRDKLVIMAEILEITKTGALKTQIMYKANLSFAQLTDYLSLLMQLGFLEKTTLNDNGKKGYIATKKGKDFLRQQQTIMGLVNDASVFGDGVKLTFTPKKNVDRRCENEK
- a CDS encoding HAD family hydrolase, whose product is MPIKAVLFDMFDTLMLIKKDHAFYSPAVKGMHQFLYENGIQVPFATFRDAYIKARDQLYDEADLKMTEPHFDMRVKNALQALGYIKESESVLVQGATSVFCGEFMKYVTLDEEAPQTLKTLHDLYRLALVSNFAIPECVHRLLEQEGLNSLFDVVVVSAAVNCRKPNPDIFNLALRQLQASPSEAVFVGDTVDADVMGPKQVGMKTVYIERRPQKDLELHKPDQTVKTLKELPDVIGRL
- a CDS encoding YkgJ family cysteine cluster protein, with product MCSKCGLCCGDTNKKTRHILLLKKDTERIATYIQRPTETFATKNMGGRTPYVFQMRKKPKTGQCIFLQNNQCSIYSVRPLICRFYPFELTTNSEGIYVFRETQECPAISSPDAAEKTEPLGELFFEDLLKLARSEIEEENSETKTV
- the hgcC gene encoding HgcAB-associated protein HgcC, whose product is MKQTASKECCKIDAVVTVDPKGQIVLPKNLREKANIQPSDKLAIIGVEQENQVCCIVLMKTESLEDTVKCKLAPILNGAFGNGDEKT
- a CDS encoding metallophosphoesterase, which translates into the protein MLIGIISDTHDNLPLVEKAVKRLNDEKVALVLHAGDFTSPFVIPKFKALNCKLIGVFGNNDGDHELLKKRFNETTNCEIHGRFTEVNAEGFKIALLHGDENELLHALTSRECFDAVVYGHIHSTVCKTNGKTLIINPGELCGYLTGKSTFALMDTEKREAEILEL
- a CDS encoding DUF488 family protein — its product is MSGTSQFTVFTVGHSTRSIDEFLNLLKTYDVTLVVDVRAVPRSRHNIQFTKETLPESLKPAAIHYIHIPELGGLRRAKPDSENLAVEKSLRGYADYMQTKEFTEHLLELVALIQQNRVALMCAEAAPWRCHRSLLSDALVARGIKVQHILTETSSTTHELTPLANVEGTKVTYSLFVKEKTQKTLFDFNDGAT
- the arsM gene encoding arsenite methyltransferase — its product is MKQEDIHKIVRNGYGKIAKQSETACCCGCGSSTNVSEQVGYSKEELQSVPKGADLNLGCGNPVALASLKLGETVVDLGSGGGLDCFIAAGKVGKTGKVIGVDMTPEMIERARRNQKTGEYTNVEFRLGEIENLPIADETADVIISNCVINLSPNKQRVFDEAYRVLKPKGRLMISDMVLLKEIPEAILRNVAAYVGCIAGAEKKESYIDQAKRAGFKEVQIVEEKAMPIEALITKETTAQILKELQMSLSEASEFFGAAVSIKLSATKPN